A region of Vitis riparia cultivar Riparia Gloire de Montpellier isolate 1030 chromosome 12, EGFV_Vit.rip_1.0, whole genome shotgun sequence DNA encodes the following proteins:
- the LOC117927092 gene encoding uncharacterized protein LOC117927092: MASLFSKPTLQVGRDEVYVATMPLRATKGPPQLLMSAAYSLNLWDLQHFMVIIKPSSPTLSQAFVFDFQPKDPENIYVALAALSGRAVQGAVLERKLTKLPRSKWWLIGCSREDGVEAAHRFNKTWHTDLKIGYHDCRDYTNGLVEYLTGEKQVLKRLKQPQ; encoded by the exons ATGGCCTCTCTATTCTCAAAACCAACACTACAAGTAGGTAGAGATGAAGTATATGTAGCCACAATGCCTCTAAGAGCCACAAAGGGACCTCCACAGCTGCTTATGTCGGCCGCTTACTCTCTCAATCTCTGGGACTTGCAGCACTTCATGGTCATCATCAAACCCTCTTCACCCACTCTTTCTCAG gCCTTTGTTTTTGACTTTCAACCTAAAGATCCTGAAAATATATATGTAGCACTTGCAGCTCTGTCTGGTAGGGCAGTACAAG GTGCTGTTCTTGAGAGGAAGCTCACAAAGCTTCCAAGAAGCAAGTGGTGGTTGATTGGATGTTCCAGAGAGGATGGTGTAGAAGCAGCACATAGGTTCAACAAAACCTGGCACACAGATTTGAAGATTGGATATCATGACTGTAGGGATTACACCAATG GATTAGTGGAGTACCTGACTGGTGAGAAACAAGTGTTGAAGCGCCTGAAGCAGCCTCAGTAG
- the LOC117925799 gene encoding major latex allergen Hev b 5-like: MATAEVVSATPALSEEKTEESVKAEETPVEEVAAAPPTPEPVAEEPKEAEAAAVPEESAAPEAEAPADQGDPKEVVEQVEVETKEVVEKTDQAVVEEPAVEKTEEVPEETPDQETNSPVVEETKEATEPAEEPAPKPEPAPADEAPKEEAPAAEAEEKPAEAKVKVETDEKAE, translated from the exons ATGGCCACTGCTGAG GTTGTATCTGCGACACCAGCACTTTCAGAGGAGAAAACTGAAGAATCAGTTAAGGCAGAAGAGACTCCTGTGGAAGAGGTGGCGGCCGCACCACCTACACCAGAGCCTGTTGCTGAGGAGCCAAAGGAAGCAGAAGCTGCAGCTGTGCCCGAGGAATCTGCGGCTCCAGAAGCTGAAGCCCCTGCTGATCAGGGTGATCCCAAGGAGGTGGTAGAACAAGTTGAGGTTGAGACCAAGGAGGTGGTGGAAAAAACTGATCAGGCTGTGGTGGAAGAGCCAGCGGTAGAGAAGACAGAAGAGGTCCCAGAGGAGACTCCTGATCAGGAAACAAACAGCCCAGTTGTGGAGGAAACCAAAGAAGCTACAGAACCAGCTGAGGAACCAGCACCAAAACCAGAACCAGCACCTGCAGATGAAGCTCCAAAAGAAGAAGCTCCTGCTGCAGAAGCAGAAGAGAAACCAGCTGAAGCTAAAGTGAAAGTTGAGACAGATGAGAAGGCTGAGTGA
- the LOC117926256 gene encoding rho GDP-dissociation inhibitor 1-like isoform X2 has protein sequence MAVGAVGSSNNMGFDEKMEAGDKSGALETKTSEPMSANQVGVDESSQNAAEEEEEEVERKIKLGPQFTLKEQLEKDKDDESLRRWKEQLLGTVDLENVGETLEPEVKILSLSIISPGRPDIVLPIPEDGKPKGLWFSLEEGSHYKLKFSFQVSNNIVSGLRYTNTVWKTVDSSKEMFGTFSPQAEPYTHEMLEETTPSGFFARGSYTARSKFLDDDNKCYLEINYTFDIRKEWATP, from the exons ATGGCTGTTGGAGCTGTGGGAAGTTCGAACAACATGGGGTTTGATGAAAAGATGGAGGCTGGAGACAAGAGTGGAGCTTTGGAAACAAAAACATCAGAACCAATGTCAGCAAATCAAGTGGGTGTTGATGAGTCTTCTCAGAATGCAGctgaggaggaggaggaagaagtggaaagaaaaataaagttggGTCCTCAATTCACCCTCAAAGAACAGCTTGAGAAGGACAAG GATGATGAGAGTCTGAGGAGGTGGAAGGAACAGCTTCTTGGGACTGTGGATTTGGAAAATGTTGGAg AAACTCTTGAACCAGAAGTCAAGATCCTTAGTCTGTCAATCATCTCTCCTGGTAGACCCGACATTGTTCTTCCTATCCCAGAAGATGGAAAACCCAAGGGGTTATGGTTCAGTTTGGAAGAAGGTAGTCATTACAAATTGAAATTCTCCTTCCAAGTGAGCAATAACATTGTATCTGGCCTCAGATATACGAACACTGTTTGGAAAACCG TGGACAGCTCAAAGGAGATGTTTGGCACCTTTAGTCCACAGGCTGAACCTTACACACATGAGATGCTTGAAGAAACCACCCCTTCTGGCTTTTTCGCTAGAGGATCATATACAGCGCGATCAAAG TTTCTTGACGATGACAACAAGTGCTACTTGGAGATCAACTACACCTTTGACATCCGGAAAGAATGGGCAACCCCATGA
- the LOC117926256 gene encoding rho GDP-dissociation inhibitor 1-like isoform X1, protein MAVGAVGSSNNMGFDEKMEAGDKSGALETKTSEPMSANQVGVDESSQNAAEEEEEEVERKIKLGPQFTLKEQLEKDKDDESLRRWKEQLLGTVDLENVGETLEPEVKILSLSIISPGRPDIVLPIPEDGKPKGLWFSLEEGSHYKLKFSFQVSNNIVSGLRYTNTVWKTGMKVDSSKEMFGTFSPQAEPYTHEMLEETTPSGFFARGSYTARSKFLDDDNKCYLEINYTFDIRKEWATP, encoded by the exons ATGGCTGTTGGAGCTGTGGGAAGTTCGAACAACATGGGGTTTGATGAAAAGATGGAGGCTGGAGACAAGAGTGGAGCTTTGGAAACAAAAACATCAGAACCAATGTCAGCAAATCAAGTGGGTGTTGATGAGTCTTCTCAGAATGCAGctgaggaggaggaggaagaagtggaaagaaaaataaagttggGTCCTCAATTCACCCTCAAAGAACAGCTTGAGAAGGACAAG GATGATGAGAGTCTGAGGAGGTGGAAGGAACAGCTTCTTGGGACTGTGGATTTGGAAAATGTTGGAg AAACTCTTGAACCAGAAGTCAAGATCCTTAGTCTGTCAATCATCTCTCCTGGTAGACCCGACATTGTTCTTCCTATCCCAGAAGATGGAAAACCCAAGGGGTTATGGTTCAGTTTGGAAGAAGGTAGTCATTACAAATTGAAATTCTCCTTCCAAGTGAGCAATAACATTGTATCTGGCCTCAGATATACGAACACTGTTTGGAAAACCGGTATGAAGG TGGACAGCTCAAAGGAGATGTTTGGCACCTTTAGTCCACAGGCTGAACCTTACACACATGAGATGCTTGAAGAAACCACCCCTTCTGGCTTTTTCGCTAGAGGATCATATACAGCGCGATCAAAG TTTCTTGACGATGACAACAAGTGCTACTTGGAGATCAACTACACCTTTGACATCCGGAAAGAATGGGCAACCCCATGA